ATGTGGGCCTTCCCCTCGCCGTGGAAGCTGCCAAAGCGGGATTTAAAGTGACAGGGATTGAAATTGATCCCGAAAAAGTTAAGAAAGTCAATGAGGGGCAGAACTATATCGGGGATGTTGCTGATGCAGATTTAAAGCAGGTTGTCACAGATGGATATCTGACGGCGACAACGGATTTTTCCGCCATAAAAGAGCTGGAGTATGTAAGTATTTGTGTCCCCACACCCCTGAATAAACTCCGGGATCCGGATATGTCCTTCATCTCGTCTGCCATGCAGGAAATCACCCGGTATTTGCATAAAGATCTGGTTGTCATCCTGGAATCTACCACCTATCCCGGGACGACAAGGGAATACATGCTGCCTTACCTGGAAGAGACAGGGCTAAAGGTAGGAAAGGACTTTTTCTTAGCTTTTTCACCGGAGCGGGTAGATCCCGGAAACCCGGTATATCATACAAAAAACACGCCCAAAGTGATTGGTGGCATCACAAAAGAGTGCACGAAGCACGCCATGGCGGTATACAAGCAGATCTTTGATCAGATGGTGCCTGTGGCCAGCGCGGAAGCGGCGGAAATGGCCAAACTTCTGGAAAACACCTTTCGTATGATCAATATCGGGATGGTGAATGAGCTGGCGATCATCTGCGACCGCCTGGGAGTGGATGTATGGGAAGTGATTGAAGCTGCCGGTACCAAACCCTTCGGATTTATGAAATTTTTTCCGGGACCGGGATTAGGTGGGCATTGCATCCCCATCGATCCTCACTACCTGAGCTGGAAAATGCGGACCCTCAATTACAAAACCCGTTTTATCGAACTGGCGGCGGAAGTGAATACCAGCATGCCTGAATATGTGATTGAATCGGTGATTGAGGGACTCAATTATCATAAAAAGGCCATTAACGGATCAAAAATACTCCTTCTGGGAATGGCGTATAAGAAAGACATTGACGATCTGCGGGAATCCCCGGCCATTGATATCTACAACATCCTTGTGGACAAAGGGGCGGAGGTTATCTACCATGATCCCCACTGTCCCCTATTCAAACTGGACGGAGCGGGTTACGTGGAATCGGCACCACTGACGACAGACCTTTTGAAGGAAATGGATTGTGTCGTCATCACCACCGATCATACGGCTGTGGATTATCAAAAGGTCGTAGATCATGCCAAATTGGTCATCGACACCCGGAATGCCACCAAGGGGTTGAAAAACACCGCGGAAAAAGTCCTGAGATTGGGGTATAAAGGAGGATTGAACGCTTGAAAAATCGAAGTCTGAAAATCCTGATGGTGATTATCTCGCTGTCCACCGGCCTCATAGCCCAGCAGAGGATGCAGCCACTGGGGGGGCAGAGTAAGGCACAGGAAGAGGTTGCTGAAGAGAAAGAAGGGTTACCGGAATATGAAGGCATGTCCTTACTCAATACGAATATTGGGTGGGAAGGACCAATTACCGAAGACTACATTATCGGCCCTGGTGATGTTTTCAGTGTGTCTATTCTATCTATGGAACAAGCTTTTTATCAGGTTCCCGTAGGTCCGGACGGTAGTATTCATCTGCCGGGCACTGGGAAGGCAGATGTAAAAGATATGACATTAAATCAGGCTGTATCTCATATCCAATCACTCATAAAGCTTCAATACCCCAAAGCAAAAATATCCGTGAGTTTATCTCAGATTAAACGACTGAACATTCCCATTACAGGTGCACTGGAAGCACCGGGAGTGGTGACTATTTTTGCAAATACAAGATTATCCGATATTTTAATGAGACACCGAATAAAACCCACGGCCCGACTTTATGCCGTGCAAATTCATCATAACAATGGTCAGGTTGACACCATTAATGTCATTCATCATAGGATGACCGGCAATATGGATGGCAATCCAATGCTTTTAATGGGTGACAGGATTTATATTCCTTATGGAAATATTGAAGAAGATATTGTACATGTGACCGGTGAAAAGGAATTTCAATCCTTAATAGCCGTAGAACCTGGAACCTCACTTGAAACATTTGTCCAGGGGTACATCTCATACACATCAAATCTAAAAATAAACGGAATCACGGTTATTCGGGATAATGAAAGATTTGATTTTAAACCGAATGAATATTCTTCATATCGTTTAAAGGGTGGTGACATCATCTCTTTGTACCGAAACGAACCGGTGAGTGTTGTGGGATTTGTTCATATACCCGGTTCGTATCCTTATTACCCGAATTTTACCGTCAATGATTATATCTCTCTTGCCGGGGGTATTTCACGGGAAGGATCTTTGAAAAGTATCAAAATTTTAAGATCAGATGGGTCGAGTGACAGTGATTTAAACTCTCATCTTAATCCGGGTGATGTGATTGAGGTGAAACGTTCGTTTAGCGATTTTCTTGTAGGTGATATCAATGTATTAAGTGTGATCACTACAACAGCTTCTCTTATCTTAACATGGATTGCGGCGACCAAATAAGGAAATAAAGATGAATATTATCGAGATTTGGAATACCCTTTGGAATAAAAGGAAGATTCTCATTATAAATTTTGTCATTTTGGCGATCTTATCCATCACTATCAGTTTAATTCTGCCGGTTTGGTATAAGTCAACGGTTGTAGTTTTACCCCCCAAGTCCGAATCCTCGTTGCCAGGTATTGGTGTATTGGGAGATCTGGCCTTAGGAGGCATTTTAACGCCGGGAAATGAAAATCAAAACCGATTTCTGGCTATTTTAAACAGCCGCAGATTACTAACAGATGTAATTCAGAAATATGATTTGATGACTGTTTATGATAAAGAGCTGATGGTGGAAACAATCAAAGCTCTTAAAGGCAACATGGATGTGGAGATCGGGGAGGAGCTTCAGATCAACATTTCAGTTTTAGATAAAGATCCGGAACGGGTTGCTGATATGGCAAACTACATTGTCAAACGAATGGATGATATCAATATTGAGCTGTCCACCAAACGAGCCCGGGAAAACCGGATTTTTATGGAAGAACGGCTCTTTTTTATGCTGGATTCACTGAGCACTTTGGAAAATAATCTTAAAAAGTTCATGGAAGAAAACGGGATTATCAGTTTCGAAGATCAAATTGCCGTAGGGGTGAGTACAGCAGGTGAAATCAAATTAATGTTGATGCAGCAGGAATCGGAATTGAATGTAGCCTCCAAAATGATGGATCAAGATAATCCCCGGGTTGTCCAGTTAAAAATGGAATTGCAGGAACTAAAAAAGCATTATGATCAGTTCTTTTCGGAAAAAGGGATGGAGAAATTGATTCCCAATTTATCCAATGCTCCTGAATTAGGTATCGAACTGGAAAAATACAAACGGCAAATTGAATATTTTACAAAAGTTCTTACTTATCTGGGTCCCCAGGTTGAACAATACCGGGCCGAAGAACTCAAGGAAATTCCCTCAATTGAAATTTTGGATCATGCTGTGGTCCCGGAAAAAAAATCAAAGCCCAAACGGAGTATTATTGTCATAGTAAGCACTTTTCTGGGAACGGCCCTCGCTGCTTTTTATCTTCTGGCATCCGAAAAAATTAAACGTATGAATACATTAAAATCCTGATGATCCGTTCAATCTTTGCTGAAGCGGGAAAATATATACCGACAAAAGTCCTGCCGGCATTGGTGGGACTTCTTGTTATCCCGGTCTTTACCCGGATTTTTGATCCGGAAATTTATGGTCAGTATGGTTTAGCGGTGTCGGTTATTTCATTCGGAAGTATCTTTACCTCGGGATGGTTATCCAATGCCAATATGCGCTTCTGGGTGGAATGTAAAACTGAGACTGCCCGGCGGAATCATCTGTCCACACTTATCATCAGTACCCTGGTATTTTCTTTCTTGATCAGTCTTTTGATTTATGGGATTATGACTCATGTTTCATTGTTGACTTCCTCTTTCCTGATTGCTGCCGTTGTGATGCTTTTTTTTACTCCCTTCATTCAGGTGATTTTATCGTACTATCGTATTCAGAATAAA
This window of the Candidatus Neomarinimicrobiota bacterium genome carries:
- a CDS encoding nucleotide sugar dehydrogenase gives rise to the protein MTFYEKLQTKNVAFGVIGLGYVGLPLAVEAAKAGFKVTGIEIDPEKVKKVNEGQNYIGDVADADLKQVVTDGYLTATTDFSAIKELEYVSICVPTPLNKLRDPDMSFISSAMQEITRYLHKDLVVILESTTYPGTTREYMLPYLEETGLKVGKDFFLAFSPERVDPGNPVYHTKNTPKVIGGITKECTKHAMAVYKQIFDQMVPVASAEAAEMAKLLENTFRMINIGMVNELAIICDRLGVDVWEVIEAAGTKPFGFMKFFPGPGLGGHCIPIDPHYLSWKMRTLNYKTRFIELAAEVNTSMPEYVIESVIEGLNYHKKAINGSKILLLGMAYKKDIDDLRESPAIDIYNILVDKGAEVIYHDPHCPLFKLDGAGYVESAPLTTDLLKEMDCVVITTDHTAVDYQKVVDHAKLVIDTRNATKGLKNTAEKVLRLGYKGGLNA
- a CDS encoding Wzz/FepE/Etk N-terminal domain-containing protein, translating into MNIIEIWNTLWNKRKILIINFVILAILSITISLILPVWYKSTVVVLPPKSESSLPGIGVLGDLALGGILTPGNENQNRFLAILNSRRLLTDVIQKYDLMTVYDKELMVETIKALKGNMDVEIGEELQINISVLDKDPERVADMANYIVKRMDDINIELSTKRARENRIFMEERLFFMLDSLSTLENNLKKFMEENGIISFEDQIAVGVSTAGEIKLMLMQQESELNVASKMMDQDNPRVVQLKMELQELKKHYDQFFSEKGMEKLIPNLSNAPELGIELEKYKRQIEYFTKVLTYLGPQVEQYRAEELKEIPSIEILDHAVVPEKKSKPKRSIIVIVSTFLGTALAAFYLLASEKIKRMNTLKS